GGTATCAGGGTATTGGTAATTTATTTATAGTAGCAAAATTAAATTGTCATTAACAATCATTATAAAATTAGTGTAAAGTTATAATATAAAGGTGAGCATAGATTAAAGATATAGAAATTGGATTATAGAATCAAATTATCTTTGAATCCTCAATTAAAATAAAAATCTATTAGTTTTTATACCCCCTGGTAAACTAGCCAAGGGCTTGATTAAAAGACTTAAACCACATTTAATGTGAGGTTTTACTTATGAATGAAAAGATGAAGGAAATTGGGCTGAGAATAACAGAACTTCGAGAGCTCTCGGATATCAGTATTCATGACATGGCAGATTACCTGCATATCCCTTTGGAAACTTACCAGGATTACGAAGCCGGAAAAAAAGACATTCCTGCCAGCATTCTCTATGAAATTGCTCATAAAATGGAAGTGGACATGGGTTTATTATTAACTGGAGAAGAAACCCGGATGCACATTTTCAGCGTAACCAGAAAGGGAAAAGGGGTGGAAGTAGGCCGCAGAAAACAGTACCAGTACGAAAATCTAGCGGAAAAATTCATCCACAAAAAAGCCGAACCCTTTATCGTTACCGTGGAGCCAAAAGGTGAAGGATACAAACCATCAACCAATACTCACCCTGGACAGGAATTCAACTACATTCTAGAGGGTACTTTGAAGATTTACATACACGACAATGAGATTGTACTCAACGAAGGAGATTCAATCTTTTTTGATTCATCCTACGAACATGCCATGGAAGCCCTGGAAAATAAGACAGCTAAATTCCTGGCAATTGTAATGTAAATTGGATAGTTTAAATCGGATAAAAATTACAAAATTCCTTATAAAAATTAAATAAAACCAAATATAATTCAGAATAAGCATTATAAATTTAAATAATTGATAAATATTGATTTATTAAAATAACTGGTGATAAAAATGTCATCTTTACTTGAAAAATTCGTTTCACAGGTAAATTTTGAGTCTTACCCTGATTTTAAGGATAATTTCCGTATAAAGATACCTGAAAACTTCAACTTTGCCTATGATGTAGTGGATGAGTATGCCCGTCTGTATCCCGA
This is a stretch of genomic DNA from Methanobacterium formicicum DSM 3637. It encodes these proteins:
- a CDS encoding helix-turn-helix domain-containing protein, with the translated sequence MNEKMKEIGLRITELRELSDISIHDMADYLHIPLETYQDYEAGKKDIPASILYEIAHKMEVDMGLLLTGEETRMHIFSVTRKGKGVEVGRRKQYQYENLAEKFIHKKAEPFIVTVEPKGEGYKPSTNTHPGQEFNYILEGTLKIYIHDNEIVLNEGDSIFFDSSYEHAMEALENKTAKFLAIVM